A stretch of Salarias fasciatus chromosome 23, fSalaFa1.1, whole genome shotgun sequence DNA encodes these proteins:
- the amotl2a gene encoding angiomotin-like 2a → MRTAEDSSGTVLHRLIQEQLRYGNLADTRTLLAIQQQALRGGGGGSSSSGGGGTGSPRSSLESLTQEETQCVQMSARQEPQGQEHQGDCLHSESPVCHLYQLHGEELPTYEEAKAHSQYLISQKGRTEREGSSGDAMGSEGQWDLKREHARSLSERLMQLSLERKGLGDSVAMSSSHSYPQLYNNVTAAVTQAPERQGAQLCADQLRPPPDYPYCARVPEFMVSHSQEHGQYLREPPPPFYSDHHRFEYGSAQPPGAHNGIIAASGNNSASSESLIRENERLRKEMEVYAEKAARLQKLELEIQRISEAYETLMKGSVKRETLEKTMRNKLEAEIKRLHDFNRDLREQLDTATKHRVAKEAECTDQKQHIFVKLLEQNEEQQRERERLERQIQHLRVSAEDSQRRRELLEQALASAQTRNRQLEEELQKKRAYVKKVERLQSALAQLQAACEKREALELRLRTRLEQELKSLRAQPSESQTVDATSSEPSSSTLQQQFREKEERILALEADITKWEQKYLEESTMRQFAMDAAATAAAQRDTTIINNSPRHSPNSSFNQDLPLSSHRHQEMENRMRVLYAQLLEKDAVIKVLQQRSKWEQGKLEKQGLRPARSVPSINTVTGSKETKAKSLSDDQTCVVAAPQPQPPATVRVPCRDSSTQSDEAPQEPRLAAEGPTPPEISAATTDTSEEQKAAQTSNSVNGPDAEMVEILI, encoded by the exons ATGAGAACTGCTGAGGACTCATCTGGAACGGTCCTGCACCGTCTCATCCAAGAGCAGCTCCGCTACGGAAACCTGGCAGACACCCGCACTCTCCTCGCCATCCAGCAGCAGGCCCTGCGAGGAGGtggtggcggcagcagcagcagcggcgggggAGGCACCGGCAGTCCCCGCTCCTCTCTGGAAAGCCTGACTCAGGAGGAGACCCAGTGCGTCCAGATGTCAGCAAGACAGGAGCCCCAAGGCCAGGAGCACCAGGGGGACTGCCTGCACTCCGAGAGCCCCGTGTGCCACCTGTACCAGCTCCACGGCGAGGAGCTGCCCACCTACGAGGAGGCCAAGGCTCATTCCCAATATCTGATCTCCCAGAAAGGACGGACGGAGCGGGAGGGCTCCAGCGGGGACGCCATGGGCAGCGAGGGACAGTGGGACCTGAAGAGAGAGCACGCTCGGTCTCTGAGCGAGAGGCTCATGCAGCTCTCTCTGGAGCGAAAAGGACTCGGAGACAGTGTGGCGATGAGCTCCTCTCACAGCTATCCACAGCTGTATAACAACGTCACGGCCGCCGTGACACAGGCGCCCGAGAGACAGGGAGCTCAGCTGTGTGCAGACCAGCTCAGGCCACCGCCGGACTATCCCTACTGTGCCAGAGTCCCTGAATTCATGGTCAGCCACTCTCAGGAGCACGGCCAGTACCTCagagagcctcctcctcccttctaCTCAGACCACCACAG GTTCGAGTATGGGTCCGCTCAGCCTCCGGGGGCTCACAACGGCATCATCGCTGCCTCGGGAAATAACTCGGCCTCGAGTGAGTCGTTGATACGGGAGAACGAGCGTCTCAGGAAGGAGATGGAGGTGTATGCAGAAAAAGCTGCCAGACTGCAGAAG CTGGAGTTGGAGATTCAAAGGATATCAGAGGCTTACGAGACCCTGATGAAAGGCTCAGTCAAGCGGGAAACTCTGGAGAAAACAATGAGGAACAAACTAGAGGCGGAGATTAAGAGGCTGCATGACTTTAACAGAGACCTGAGAG AGCAACTTGACACTGCTACAAAACACAGAGTCGCCAAGGAGGCTGAGTGCACCGATCAGAAGCAGCACATCTTTGTGAAGCTTCTGGAGCAAA ACGAAGAGCAGCAGCGAGAGCGCGAGCGTCTGGAGAGGCAGATCCAGCACCTGCGCGTCTCGGCGGAGGATTCCCAGCGGAGgcgggagctgctggagcaggctCTGGCCTCGGCGCAGACCCGTAAccggcagctggaggaagagctgcagaagaagagagCCTACGTGAAGAAAGTGGAGCGGCTGCAGAGCGCGCTGGCCCAGCTGCAGGCCGCCTGCGAGAAGAGGGAAGCTCTGGAGCTGCGGCTGCGCACCCGGCTGGAGCAGGAGCTGAAAAGCCTCAGGGCTCAACCG TCCGAGAGTCAAACAGTTGACGCCACGTCTTCAGAGCCCAGCTCCAgcacgctgcagcagcagttcagagagaaggaggagcgCATTCTGGCCCTGGAGGCCGACATCACCAAGTGGGAGCAGAAGTACCTGGAGGAGAGCACCATGAGGCAGTTTGCCATGGACGCCGCTGCCACCGCCGCAGCTCAGAG AGACACAACCATCATCAACAATTCACCACGTCATTCACCAAACAGCAGTTTCAATCAAGACTTGCCTTTGTCCAGCCATAGACACCAAGAGATGGAGAACAG GATGCGTGTGCTTTATGCTCAGCTCCTGGAGAAGGATGCCGTGATCAAAGTCCTCCAGCAGCGCTCCAAATGGGAGCAGGGCAAGCTGGAGAAGCAGGGCCTTCGTCCCGCCAGATCCGTCCCCTCTATTAACACTGTGACCGGCAGCAAGGAGACTAAAG cgaAGAGCCTCTCGGATGACCAGACATGTGTTGTCGCCGCGCCGCAGCCCCAGCCGCCCGCCACCGTCAGGGTCCCCTGCCGAGACTCCAGCACCCAAAGCGACGAGGCCCCTCAGGAGCCCCGCCTCGCCGCGGAGGGGCCCACGCCTCCAGAGATCTCAGCAGCTACCACCG AcacctcagaggagcagaaggcgGCCCAGACGTCAAACAGCGTCAACGGCCCGGACGCCGAGATGGTGGAGATCCTCATTTGA